Proteins from a genomic interval of Zingiber officinale cultivar Zhangliang chromosome 1B, Zo_v1.1, whole genome shotgun sequence:
- the LOC122040581 gene encoding uncharacterized protein LOC122040581, with the protein MGGSWVDELPSVLWAFRTTPKEGIEATPFHLVYGSEVVVPVEVSVESDRIQHYSEGNAEQRLLELDLVDEVRVKAAVCLKAYRKRMRQSYNQRVIPRSFQVGDLVWKKVKSVGDVSKLEAPLRQAI; encoded by the coding sequence atgggaggcagctgggtcgatgagctccccAGCGTACTGTGGGCGTTTCGTACAACTCCTAAGGAAGGGATCGAGGCAactcctttccatctggtgtatggcaGCGAAGTGGTCGTCCCCGTCGAGGTCAGCGTTGAATCTGATCGGATACAACACTACAGTGAGGGCAATGCCGAACAGAGGCtcttggagctggacttggtggatgAGGTGCGCGTTAAAGCGGCAGTGTGCCTGAAGGCCTACCGGAAAAGGATGAGGCAAAGTTACAACCAAAGGGTGATCCCAAGGTCATTTCAAGTTGGCgacttggtgtggaagaaagtaaagtcggtcggcgacgtctcAAAGCTGGAAGCCCCCCTGAGGCAGGCCATTTAA
- the LOC122040572 gene encoding GTP-binding nuclear protein Ran1A-like — MTSGGSVQAGALQMDISKSLFDDSLVFIHGHCAIIMFDVSARLTEKNVPTWHRDLCRVCENIPIVLCSNKVDVKSRQVNAKQVTFHRKKNLQYYEISAKSNYNFEKPFLYLPRKLAGHESELAQAAA; from the exons ATGACCTCCGGTGGTTCGGTCcaagccggggcgttacagatggatATTAGCAAGTCATTGTTTGATGATTCTTTGGTTTT CATCCATGGCCATTGTGCCATCATCATGTTTGATGTCTCTGCCAGGTTAACCGAAAAAAATGTTCCAACTTGGCATCGTGATCTGTGCAG AGTCTGTGAAAATATTCCAATTGTTCTCTGCAGCAACAAGGTTGATGTGAAGAGCAGGCAGGTCAACGCAAAGCAAGTTACATTTCACAGAAAGAAGAACCTCCAATACTATGAGATTTCTGCAAAGAGTAACTACAATTTTGAGAAGCCCTTCCTCTATCTTCCTAGGAAACTAGCAGG GCATGAATCAGAGTTAGCTCAAGCTGCTGCTTAA